The following coding sequences are from one Verrucosispora sp. WMMD573 window:
- a CDS encoding MarR family winged helix-turn-helix transcriptional regulator, which translates to MSRPIIAPAGPEPADRARLAGDAVRRIMHVAAALRHHQDLDIAALGLTPAVARALYQLDPDRPLPARELADQLRCDRSNVTALVDKLEQAGLVERRVDPTDRRQKTLVVTDAGRRMRHRVHLVLSDSRLLTPLDNEELAALRDLVWKVSDGGCPEDCVETGQA; encoded by the coding sequence ATGTCACGGCCGATCATCGCCCCGGCCGGCCCCGAACCGGCCGACCGCGCCCGGCTGGCCGGCGACGCGGTACGCCGGATCATGCACGTCGCCGCCGCCCTGCGGCACCACCAGGATCTCGACATCGCCGCGCTGGGCCTGACCCCGGCCGTGGCCCGCGCGCTGTACCAGCTCGACCCGGACCGTCCGTTGCCCGCCCGCGAACTCGCCGACCAGCTGCGCTGCGACAGGTCCAACGTCACCGCTCTGGTCGACAAGCTGGAGCAGGCCGGGCTGGTCGAGCGCCGGGTCGACCCGACAGACCGGCGGCAGAAGACGTTGGTGGTGACCGACGCCGGCCGGCGGATGCGCCACCGGGTCCATCTCGTACTCTCCGACTCCCGGCTGCTGACCCCGCTCGACAACGAGGAACTCGCCGCCCTGCGTGATCTGGTGTGGAAGGTTTCCGACGGCGGCTGCCCGGAGGACTGCGTCGAAACCGGGCAGGCGTGA
- a CDS encoding secondary thiamine-phosphate synthase enzyme YjbQ, producing the protein MRSELITVRTGSRPTVRDITAEAEQFVAGSGDGLLHVFVPHATAGLAIIETGAGSDDDLLTALDAVLPTDGRWRHRHGSPGHGRDHVLPALVAPYATLPVVGGRLALGTWQSICLVDTNGDNPTRQVRFSFLSG; encoded by the coding sequence GTGCGCAGTGAGCTGATCACCGTCCGGACCGGTTCCCGGCCGACCGTCCGGGACATCACGGCCGAGGCCGAACAGTTCGTCGCCGGCTCGGGCGACGGCCTGTTACACGTCTTCGTGCCGCACGCCACCGCCGGCCTGGCCATCATCGAGACCGGAGCGGGCTCGGACGACGACCTGCTCACCGCGTTGGATGCCGTGCTGCCCACCGACGGGCGCTGGCGACACCGGCACGGCTCACCGGGACACGGCCGCGATCACGTGCTGCCCGCCCTCGTCGCCCCGTACGCGACGCTGCCCGTGGTCGGTGGGCGGCTGGCCCTCGGCACCTGGCAGTCGATCTGCCTGGTCGACACCAACGGCGACAACCCCACCCGGCAGGTCCGGTTCTCCTTCCTGTCCGGCTGA
- the aceE gene encoding pyruvate dehydrogenase (acetyl-transferring), homodimeric type, with the protein MATERKRPVITAGLPSQLPDIDPEETSEWVESLDGVIDDRGTKRARYVMLRLLERARERQVGVPSLTTTDYLNTIPPEREPWFPGDEHVERRIRAYVRWNAAMLVHRAQRPEIGVGGHISTYASSASLYEVGFNHFFRGKDHPGGGDHIFYQGHASPGMYARAYLEGRLSENQLDGFRQELSHPGGGLPSYPHPRLMPDFWEFPTVSMGLGGLNAIYQARFNRYLHHRGIKDTSDQHVWAFLGDGEMDEPETLGAIGVAAREELDNLTFVINCNLQRLDGPVRGNGKVMQELEAFFRGAGWNVIKVVWGREWDPLLAADTDGALVNLMNTTPDGDYQTYKAESGAYVREHFFGRDPRTRKMVEGLTDDEIWNLKRGGHDYRKLYAAYKAATEHTGQPTVILAKTIKGWTLGSHFEGRNATHQMKKLTLEDLKTFRDRLYLDIPDSALEENPYLPPYLRPDDKSDEMQYLHERRKQLGGYLPTRRTSTKKLGIPAAERFADVKRGSGKQKVATTMAFVRLLKDLMKDKEFGRRWVPIIPDEARTFGLDSIFPTAKIYSPHGQRYTSVDRELFLSYKESTAGQILHEGINEAGSVASFTAAGTSYATHDEPMIPMYIFYSMFGFQRTGDGFWAAADQMARGFVLGATAGRTTLNGEGLQHEDGHSLLLAATNPAVVAYDPAFAFEIAHIMENGLHRMYGAEPENVFYYLTVYNEPIHQPAEPDGVDVEGIVKGIHRYSPAPSLDGDGPRANLLASGTGMQWALKAQQLLAQDWGVAADVWSVTSWTELRRDAVECEEYNLLHPGAEQRVPYIQRKLADADGPKVAVSDWMRAVPDLISRWVPGDWTSLGTDGFGLSDTRHALRRHFHVDAESVAVATLRQLALRGAVPAHVPAEAAKKYAIDDVNAAPVGETGGDS; encoded by the coding sequence GTGGCTACGGAACGCAAGCGCCCGGTGATCACGGCCGGCCTGCCGAGCCAGCTTCCGGACATCGACCCCGAAGAAACCAGCGAGTGGGTCGAGTCGCTCGACGGTGTCATCGACGACCGTGGCACCAAGCGAGCCCGCTACGTGATGCTGCGGCTGCTGGAGCGCGCCCGGGAGCGTCAGGTCGGCGTGCCGTCGCTGACCACCACCGACTACCTCAACACCATTCCGCCGGAGCGCGAACCGTGGTTCCCCGGCGACGAGCACGTCGAGCGCCGGATCCGGGCGTACGTGCGGTGGAACGCGGCGATGCTGGTGCACCGCGCGCAGCGACCGGAGATCGGCGTCGGTGGCCACATCTCGACCTACGCCAGCTCGGCCTCGCTCTACGAGGTCGGCTTCAACCACTTCTTCCGGGGCAAGGACCACCCGGGTGGCGGCGACCACATCTTCTACCAGGGGCACGCCTCCCCCGGCATGTACGCGCGGGCGTACCTGGAGGGCCGGCTCAGCGAGAACCAGCTGGACGGCTTCCGGCAGGAGCTGTCCCACCCCGGTGGCGGCCTGCCCTCGTACCCGCACCCCCGGCTGATGCCGGACTTCTGGGAGTTCCCCACGGTCTCCATGGGTCTGGGCGGTCTGAACGCCATCTACCAGGCCCGGTTCAACCGCTACCTGCACCACCGGGGCATCAAGGACACCTCCGACCAGCACGTCTGGGCCTTCCTCGGCGACGGCGAGATGGACGAGCCGGAGACCCTGGGCGCGATCGGGGTGGCCGCCCGCGAGGAGCTGGACAACCTCACCTTCGTGATCAACTGCAACCTGCAACGCCTGGACGGGCCGGTACGCGGCAACGGCAAGGTCATGCAGGAGCTGGAGGCGTTCTTCCGGGGCGCCGGCTGGAACGTGATCAAGGTCGTCTGGGGGCGGGAGTGGGATCCGCTGCTCGCCGCCGACACCGACGGCGCGCTGGTCAACCTGATGAACACCACGCCCGACGGTGACTACCAGACCTACAAGGCGGAGTCCGGGGCGTACGTGCGGGAGCACTTCTTCGGCCGTGACCCGCGCACCCGCAAGATGGTCGAGGGGCTGACCGACGACGAGATCTGGAACCTCAAACGGGGCGGGCACGACTACCGCAAGCTCTACGCGGCCTACAAGGCGGCGACCGAGCACACCGGCCAGCCGACCGTGATCCTGGCCAAGACGATCAAGGGCTGGACGCTCGGCTCGCACTTCGAGGGCCGCAACGCCACCCACCAGATGAAGAAGCTGACGCTGGAGGACCTGAAGACCTTCCGCGACCGGCTCTATCTCGACATCCCGGACTCGGCGCTGGAGGAGAACCCCTACCTGCCGCCGTACCTGCGGCCAGACGACAAGTCCGACGAGATGCAGTACCTGCACGAGCGGCGCAAGCAACTCGGCGGTTACCTGCCCACCCGGCGGACCAGCACCAAGAAGCTGGGCATTCCCGCCGCAGAACGCTTCGCCGACGTCAAGCGCGGCTCGGGCAAGCAGAAGGTGGCCACCACGATGGCCTTCGTACGCCTGCTCAAGGACCTGATGAAGGACAAGGAGTTCGGCAGGCGCTGGGTGCCGATCATCCCGGACGAGGCACGCACCTTCGGCCTGGACTCGATCTTCCCGACCGCCAAGATCTACTCGCCGCACGGCCAGCGGTACACCTCGGTCGACCGGGAGCTGTTCCTGTCGTACAAGGAGTCGACCGCCGGGCAGATTCTGCACGAGGGGATCAACGAGGCCGGCTCGGTCGCCTCGTTCACCGCGGCCGGCACGTCGTACGCCACCCACGACGAGCCGATGATCCCGATGTACATCTTCTACTCGATGTTCGGGTTCCAGCGCACCGGTGACGGCTTCTGGGCCGCCGCCGACCAGATGGCCCGGGGCTTCGTGCTCGGCGCCACCGCCGGACGCACCACGCTCAACGGTGAAGGGCTCCAACACGAGGACGGGCACTCCCTGCTGCTGGCCGCCACCAACCCGGCGGTGGTCGCGTACGATCCGGCGTTCGCGTTCGAGATCGCGCACATCATGGAGAACGGCCTGCACCGGATGTACGGCGCGGAGCCGGAGAACGTCTTCTACTACCTCACCGTCTACAACGAGCCGATCCACCAGCCGGCGGAACCCGACGGCGTGGACGTCGAGGGCATCGTCAAGGGCATCCACCGCTACTCCCCCGCCCCGTCGCTGGACGGGGACGGCCCCCGGGCGAACCTGCTGGCCTCCGGCACCGGCATGCAGTGGGCGCTCAAGGCGCAGCAGTTGCTGGCGCAGGACTGGGGGGTGGCCGCCGACGTCTGGTCGGTCACCTCGTGGACCGAGCTGCGCCGCGACGCGGTGGAGTGCGAGGAGTACAACCTCCTGCACCCGGGCGCCGAACAGCGGGTGCCGTACATCCAGCGCAAGCTGGCCGACGCCGACGGCCCGAAGGTCGCGGTCAGCGACTGGATGCGCGCGGTGCCGGACCTGATCTCCCGGTGGGTGCCGGGCGACTGGACCTCGCTGGGCACCGACGGCTTCGGGCTGTCCGACACCCGGCACGCGCTGCGGCGGCACTTCCACGTCGACGCCGAGTCGGTGGCGGTCGCGACGCTGCGGCAGCTCGCGCTGCGCGGGGCGGTGCCGGCCCACGTGCCGGCCGAGGCGGCCAAGAAGTACGCGATCGACGACGTCAACGCCGCCCCGGTCGGCGAGACCGGCGGCGACAGCTAA
- a CDS encoding choice-of-anchor B family protein has product MRPVRIGLALAVGALVVSMLPGSSPSVAHDPATPAGRASAQEFMAQREPTQQLVAAAAATCTNGQAAGYPCRNVDLLSFMPLSSIGGSQANDIWGWTDPQTGKEYALVGRRNGTSFVDVSNPTAPVYLGNLPAYQNRTAIWRDIKVYRDHAYVVADVSGHGMQVFDLTRLRGVTTPQTWTANTHYSQFGNSHNIAINEQTGYAYAVGTNTCSGGLHMVDIRTPKSPVYAGCVSNDGYTHDTQCVVYRGPDTTYTGREICVSSNEDTVTVVDVTTKSAPRQLSRIGYTGRAYTHQGWFTDNQRYFLLDDELDETRRGVRTQTYIWDLADLDAPRHIGTYSAPSGVQATDHNQYVKGSYSYQANYRAGLRILDLRNVASGSATEAGFFDIYPSSNSASMNGAWSTYPYYPSGIVVVSGIEQGLFVLRPRLS; this is encoded by the coding sequence ATGCGACCTGTTCGGATCGGTCTGGCCCTGGCCGTCGGCGCCCTGGTGGTGTCGATGCTCCCGGGGAGCTCACCCTCGGTGGCCCACGACCCGGCCACCCCGGCCGGGCGCGCGTCGGCCCAGGAGTTCATGGCCCAGCGCGAACCCACTCAGCAACTCGTCGCGGCCGCTGCCGCGACCTGCACCAACGGCCAGGCGGCGGGCTACCCCTGCCGCAACGTGGACCTGCTGTCGTTCATGCCACTGTCCAGCATCGGCGGCAGCCAGGCCAACGACATCTGGGGCTGGACCGACCCGCAGACCGGCAAGGAGTACGCCCTGGTCGGTCGCCGCAACGGCACCTCGTTCGTGGACGTGTCCAACCCGACCGCCCCGGTCTACCTGGGCAACCTGCCCGCGTACCAGAACCGCACCGCGATCTGGCGGGACATCAAGGTCTACCGGGACCACGCGTACGTGGTGGCGGACGTCTCCGGGCACGGCATGCAGGTGTTCGACCTGACCCGGCTCCGTGGCGTCACCACGCCGCAGACCTGGACGGCCAACACGCACTACAGCCAGTTCGGCAACTCGCACAACATCGCCATCAACGAGCAGACCGGGTACGCGTACGCGGTCGGCACGAACACCTGCAGCGGCGGCCTGCACATGGTCGACATCCGCACCCCGAAGTCACCGGTGTACGCCGGCTGCGTCAGCAACGACGGCTACACCCACGACACCCAGTGCGTGGTCTACCGGGGTCCGGACACCACCTACACCGGACGGGAGATCTGCGTCAGCTCCAACGAGGACACGGTGACCGTGGTCGACGTGACCACCAAGTCCGCGCCCCGTCAGCTGTCCCGCATCGGCTACACCGGTCGGGCGTACACCCACCAGGGCTGGTTCACCGACAACCAGCGGTACTTCCTGCTCGACGACGAGTTGGACGAGACCCGGCGGGGGGTGCGGACGCAGACCTACATCTGGGACCTGGCCGACCTGGACGCACCTCGGCACATCGGCACCTACAGCGCCCCGTCCGGGGTGCAGGCCACCGATCACAACCAGTACGTCAAGGGCAGCTACAGCTACCAGGCCAACTACCGGGCCGGGTTGCGCATCCTGGACCTGCGTAACGTAGCCAGCGGCTCGGCCACCGAGGCGGGATTCTTCGACATCTACCCGTCGAGCAACAGCGCCTCGATGAACGGGGCGTGGAGCACCTATCCGTACTACCCGAGCGGCATCGTGGTGGTCAGCGGCATCGAGCAGGGGCTGTTCGTGCTCCGGCCCCGCTTGTCATGA
- a CDS encoding SRPBCC family protein, whose translation MILVERSAHVAAPVEAVWDVVQRAEQLPAWLAGVRAAEVLSGEGFGRRQLVQAGRGAAHEAEVIAYQEPTLIGWRERAKGAGARAEARTEIYVQLTPDEQEGGTVVRLIVVRWPAGPVKAALLRLGLRRVGADLEDSLARLTDLAAVG comes from the coding sequence ATGATCCTCGTGGAACGCAGCGCGCACGTGGCGGCGCCGGTGGAAGCGGTCTGGGACGTGGTGCAGCGGGCCGAGCAGTTGCCGGCCTGGCTGGCCGGGGTCCGTGCGGCCGAGGTCCTCTCGGGGGAGGGCTTCGGTCGGCGGCAGCTGGTCCAGGCCGGACGCGGTGCCGCGCATGAGGCCGAGGTGATCGCCTATCAGGAGCCGACCCTGATCGGCTGGCGCGAACGCGCCAAGGGCGCCGGTGCCCGAGCGGAGGCGCGCACCGAGATATACGTCCAGCTCACACCCGACGAACAGGAGGGCGGCACGGTCGTGCGGCTCATCGTCGTACGCTGGCCGGCCGGCCCGGTCAAGGCCGCCCTGCTCCGGCTCGGCCTGCGTCGGGTCGGCGCCGACCTGGAGGACTCGCTGGCCCGGCTGACCGATCTGGCCGCCGTCGGCTGA
- a CDS encoding GH1 family beta-glucosidase: MLTAPIPEFPAGFRWGVSTSAYQIEGATGTDGRGPSIWDSFAHTAGRIIDGSSGDVACDHYHRYAEDVALMAGLGVGAYRFSIAWPRVLPSGTGPVNPAGLDFYERLVDELLAHGIDPVATLFHWDLPQPLEDAGGWLNRDTAHRFAEYADVVAARLGDRVRLWITLNEPFIHMSLGHATGVHAPGRMLLFDAFPVAHHQLLGHGLAVAALRARSTSPVAIANNYSPVRVVGGSRADAAAAATYDALHNRLFTDPLLGRGYPAELDFDTAVVRDGDLDVIAAPIDVLGVNYYNPTAVRAPEEGSPLPFELVPLTGYPRTAFDWPVVPEGLRELLGWLRDRYGLALPPIQVTESGCAYDDAPDADGQVPDPDRITYLDGHLRAVRAAIDDGVDVTGYFVWSLLDNWEWAEGFTKRFGLVHVDFDTGQRTPKSSYAWLREVIATARREPR; this comes from the coding sequence ATGCTGACCGCACCGATTCCCGAGTTCCCCGCCGGCTTCCGCTGGGGCGTCTCCACCTCCGCGTACCAGATCGAGGGCGCCACCGGCACCGACGGACGTGGACCGTCCATCTGGGACTCCTTCGCCCACACCGCCGGCCGGATCATCGACGGCAGCAGCGGCGACGTGGCCTGCGACCACTACCACCGGTACGCCGAGGATGTCGCCCTGATGGCCGGGCTGGGGGTCGGCGCGTACCGCTTCTCGATCGCCTGGCCCCGGGTGCTGCCCAGCGGCACCGGCCCGGTCAATCCCGCGGGGCTGGACTTCTACGAGCGGCTGGTCGACGAGTTGCTCGCGCACGGCATCGATCCGGTCGCCACCCTGTTCCACTGGGACCTGCCCCAGCCGTTGGAGGACGCCGGGGGTTGGCTGAACCGGGACACCGCGCACCGGTTCGCCGAGTACGCGGACGTGGTGGCCGCCCGCCTCGGCGACCGGGTCCGACTCTGGATCACCCTCAACGAACCCTTCATCCACATGAGCCTCGGGCACGCCACCGGCGTCCACGCCCCCGGTCGGATGCTGCTCTTCGACGCCTTCCCGGTCGCCCACCACCAGTTGCTCGGCCACGGGCTCGCGGTCGCCGCGTTGCGTGCCCGCAGCACCAGCCCGGTGGCCATCGCCAACAACTACTCCCCGGTGCGCGTCGTCGGGGGCAGCCGCGCCGACGCCGCCGCGGCAGCGACCTACGACGCCCTGCACAACCGGCTCTTCACCGACCCGCTGCTCGGTCGCGGGTACCCGGCGGAACTGGACTTCGACACCGCCGTGGTCCGTGACGGCGACCTGGACGTGATCGCCGCGCCGATCGACGTGCTCGGCGTCAACTACTACAACCCCACCGCGGTACGCGCCCCCGAGGAGGGATCGCCGCTGCCCTTCGAGCTGGTGCCGCTCACCGGCTATCCGCGTACCGCCTTCGACTGGCCGGTGGTCCCGGAGGGACTGCGTGAGCTGCTCGGCTGGCTGCGTGACCGCTACGGCCTGGCGCTGCCGCCGATCCAGGTCACCGAGAGTGGCTGCGCCTACGACGACGCGCCCGACGCCGACGGGCAGGTGCCCGACCCGGACCGGATCACCTACCTGGACGGCCACCTGCGGGCCGTCCGAGCCGCCATCGACGACGGGGTCGACGTGACCGGCTACTTCGTCTGGTCGCTGCTGGACAACTGGGAGTGGGCCGAGGGCTTCACCAAGCGATTCGGCCTGGTGCACGTGGACTTCGACACCGGGCAGCGCACGCCCAAATCCTCGTACGCCTGGCTGCGCGAGGTCATCGCGACCGCCCGGCGGGAACCTCGGTGA
- a CDS encoding MFS transporter, which yields MTTVDPTPASLPAALAEPTVPVRRGWIALLFAANLGVWMAFFTPIQVLLPQQIGQIAPTEKETMLAVVTGFGALAAVLANPLAGALSDRTCLRLGRWEFGRRHVWTLGGAVLGALALALLAQARTVLGVTVGWVAAQVCFNAMLASLTAAVPDRVPVAQRGGVSGWVGIPQALGLVLGVVLVTVLVTGNTAGYLAVAAAVLLLALPFALRTTDDPLPRTHRPALRGLLAGMWVSPRRYPDFGWAWITRFLVQLGNAFGTLYLLYFLTDEVRIADPEGGLLVLILLYTAGLMTTTVIAGRLSDRSGRRKVFVIAAGVVMAAAALLLAAAPTWPVAVVAALVLGAGYGVYLSVDAALITQVLPRATDRAKDLGVINIANSAPQVLGPAVSAPIVVHLGGYPALYATTAAVTLLGSVLVLRIRSVP from the coding sequence GTGACCACCGTCGACCCCACGCCGGCCTCGCTGCCGGCCGCGCTCGCCGAGCCGACCGTGCCGGTCCGACGCGGATGGATCGCGTTACTGTTCGCCGCCAACCTCGGCGTCTGGATGGCCTTTTTCACCCCGATCCAGGTGCTGCTGCCGCAGCAGATCGGGCAGATCGCACCGACGGAGAAGGAGACCATGCTGGCCGTGGTCACCGGCTTCGGCGCCCTCGCGGCGGTGCTAGCCAATCCGCTCGCCGGTGCCCTGTCGGACCGCACCTGCCTGCGACTGGGCCGGTGGGAGTTCGGCCGTCGGCACGTCTGGACCCTCGGCGGGGCGGTGCTCGGCGCGCTGGCGCTGGCCCTGCTGGCTCAGGCCCGCACCGTGCTCGGGGTGACCGTCGGCTGGGTGGCCGCGCAGGTCTGCTTCAACGCGATGCTGGCCAGCCTGACCGCCGCGGTGCCGGACCGGGTTCCGGTCGCGCAGCGGGGCGGCGTCTCCGGCTGGGTCGGCATCCCGCAGGCGCTGGGGCTGGTCCTCGGCGTCGTCCTGGTCACCGTCCTGGTCACCGGCAACACCGCCGGCTACCTGGCCGTCGCCGCCGCCGTCCTGCTGCTCGCCCTGCCGTTCGCGCTGCGCACCACCGACGACCCGCTGCCCCGCACGCACCGGCCGGCGCTGCGCGGCCTGCTCGCCGGGATGTGGGTCTCACCGCGCCGGTACCCGGACTTCGGCTGGGCCTGGATCACCCGGTTCCTGGTCCAGCTCGGCAACGCCTTCGGCACCCTCTACCTGCTCTACTTCCTCACCGACGAGGTCCGCATCGCCGACCCCGAGGGCGGGTTGCTGGTGCTGATCCTGCTCTACACCGCCGGGTTGATGACCACCACCGTCATCGCCGGACGGCTTTCGGACCGCTCCGGCCGGCGGAAGGTCTTCGTGATCGCCGCGGGCGTGGTGATGGCCGCGGCGGCGCTGCTGCTGGCCGCCGCCCCCACCTGGCCGGTGGCGGTGGTCGCCGCGCTGGTCCTCGGCGCCGGCTACGGGGTGTACCTGTCGGTCGACGCCGCGCTGATCACCCAGGTGCTACCGAGGGCCACCGACCGGGCCAAGGATCTCGGTGTGATCAACATTGCCAACTCCGCGCCCCAGGTGCTCGGTCCGGCCGTCTCCGCCCCGATCGTGGTGCACCTGGGCGGATATCCGGCGCTCTACGCGACCACCGCCGCGGTGACCCTGCTCGGCAGCGTCCTGGTCCTGAGGATCCGCTCGGTGCCCTGA
- the gltX gene encoding glutamate--tRNA ligase, protein MTVRVRFAPSPTGMFHVGGARSALQNWIYARQQGGVFVLRIEDTDAARNKPEWTEGILSALDWIGIERGSYEGPYFQSSYAGEHRAAARRLYEAGRAYYCDCTREAVQARTGNQYTGYDGYCRDRALSPGEGRALRFRTPDEGATVVTDLIRGEPTFENKLIEDFVIARGDGSPVFLLANVVDDMTMGITHVIRAEEHLPNTPKQQLLWDALGVKPPIWAHVPVVVNEKRQKLSKRRDKVALEAYRDEGYLAEAMRNYLMLLGWAPSGDREIVPWSVIEDEFRLTEVNPSPAFFDEKKLRAFNGEYIRALPVAEFVEACQPWLTGTGTIAPPPWQPAEFDPAVFAAVAPLAQTRIAVLSEIVPNVDFLFVESPLIDEAAWTKAMKEGSAELLDAAIAAFEAVDSWDAETLKATLEAVGAERGLKLGKAQAPVRVAVTGRTVGLPLFESLEVLGRERALTRMRAARVRLV, encoded by the coding sequence GTGACGGTACGTGTGCGCTTCGCCCCTTCCCCGACCGGTATGTTCCATGTCGGCGGTGCCCGTTCGGCACTCCAGAACTGGATCTACGCCAGGCAGCAGGGCGGGGTGTTCGTGCTGCGCATCGAGGACACCGACGCAGCCCGCAACAAGCCGGAGTGGACCGAGGGCATCCTCTCCGCGCTGGACTGGATCGGCATCGAACGGGGCAGCTACGAGGGGCCCTACTTCCAGTCGTCGTACGCCGGTGAGCACCGGGCCGCCGCGCGGCGGCTGTACGAGGCGGGTCGGGCGTACTACTGCGACTGCACCCGCGAGGCCGTGCAGGCCCGCACCGGCAACCAGTACACCGGTTACGACGGCTACTGCCGCGACCGGGCGCTGTCGCCCGGTGAGGGCCGGGCGCTGCGCTTCCGCACCCCCGACGAGGGCGCCACGGTGGTGACCGACCTGATCCGGGGCGAGCCGACCTTCGAGAACAAGCTCATCGAGGACTTCGTCATCGCCCGGGGGGACGGCTCTCCGGTCTTCCTGCTGGCCAACGTCGTGGACGACATGACGATGGGGATCACGCACGTGATCCGGGCCGAGGAGCACCTGCCGAACACCCCGAAACAGCAGTTGCTCTGGGACGCGCTCGGGGTGAAGCCACCGATCTGGGCGCACGTGCCGGTGGTGGTCAACGAGAAGCGGCAGAAGCTCTCCAAGCGCCGTGACAAGGTCGCCCTGGAGGCGTACCGCGACGAGGGGTACCTCGCCGAGGCCATGCGCAACTACCTGATGCTGCTCGGTTGGGCACCCTCCGGTGACCGGGAGATCGTGCCCTGGTCGGTCATCGAGGACGAGTTCCGGCTGACGGAGGTCAACCCGTCTCCCGCGTTCTTCGACGAGAAGAAGCTGCGCGCGTTCAACGGCGAGTACATCCGGGCGCTGCCCGTGGCGGAGTTCGTCGAGGCGTGCCAGCCCTGGCTGACCGGCACCGGCACCATCGCGCCGCCGCCCTGGCAGCCGGCCGAGTTCGACCCGGCTGTGTTCGCCGCGGTCGCCCCGTTGGCGCAGACCCGCATCGCGGTGCTCAGCGAGATCGTGCCGAACGTCGACTTCCTCTTCGTCGAGTCCCCGTTGATCGACGAGGCGGCCTGGACGAAGGCGATGAAGGAGGGGTCGGCGGAGCTGCTCGACGCGGCCATCGCCGCCTTCGAGGCGGTCGATTCGTGGGACGCGGAGACGCTCAAGGCGACGCTGGAGGCGGTCGGCGCGGAGCGCGGCCTCAAGCTCGGCAAGGCCCAGGCGCCGGTGCGCGTCGCGGTCACCGGCCGTACCGTCGGCTTGCCGCTGTTCGAGTCGTTGGAGGTGCTCGGGCGCGAGCGCGCCCTGACCCGGATGCGCGCGGCCCGGGTCCGCCTGGTCTGA
- a CDS encoding helix-turn-helix domain-containing protein, whose product MPLPTPAVEGQVSACQARRVSESGGTDLSATLRRIERAAGALATASVVRMDETLPWFRELPADQRSWVMLVAQAGARSLVQWLRSGGGAAEGTQEVSDEVFATAPQALARSITLQQTVALIKVTIDVVEEQVSDLAAPGEEPQLREAVLRYSREIAFAAARVYARAAESRGSWDARLQALLVDALLRGDSPDVLASRAAALGWTDAPPVAVAVGPSPGGEVAAVLHTVYRQARRIGVEVIGGVHGDRLVIVLGGAADPVAATGKLLTAFGDGPVVVGPAVPSLDEATESARAALAGYRAAPAWPAAPRPVHAGDLLPERALAGDAEARRRLRHDVYAVLVRAGGELLETLDAFFAAGGTLESAARALYVHPNTVRYRLRRISEVTGFSPLAPRDAFALRVALTVGRLDPVVPTQTLAPPVSKRSQHGDDQRQSL is encoded by the coding sequence GTGCCGTTGCCGACGCCTGCCGTCGAGGGCCAGGTCAGCGCATGTCAGGCTAGGCGGGTGAGCGAGTCGGGGGGCACGGACCTGTCAGCCACGCTGCGCCGGATCGAGCGGGCGGCCGGTGCGCTGGCCACCGCGAGCGTGGTCCGGATGGACGAGACCCTGCCCTGGTTCCGGGAACTACCGGCCGATCAGCGCTCCTGGGTGATGCTGGTGGCCCAGGCCGGCGCCCGCTCACTGGTCCAGTGGTTGCGCTCCGGCGGCGGGGCCGCCGAGGGCACCCAGGAGGTTTCCGACGAGGTGTTCGCCACCGCGCCGCAGGCGCTGGCCCGCTCGATCACCCTCCAGCAGACCGTCGCCCTGATCAAGGTGACCATCGACGTGGTCGAGGAGCAGGTCAGCGACCTCGCCGCCCCGGGCGAGGAGCCGCAGTTACGGGAGGCGGTGCTGCGGTATTCCCGGGAGATCGCCTTCGCCGCCGCCCGGGTCTACGCCCGGGCCGCCGAGTCGCGCGGTTCCTGGGACGCCCGGTTGCAGGCCCTGTTGGTGGACGCGCTGCTGCGCGGCGACTCGCCGGACGTGCTGGCCAGCCGCGCCGCCGCGCTCGGCTGGACCGACGCGCCACCGGTGGCGGTCGCGGTCGGTCCCTCCCCCGGCGGCGAGGTCGCCGCGGTTCTGCACACCGTCTATCGGCAGGCTCGACGGATCGGGGTCGAGGTGATCGGCGGCGTGCACGGCGACCGCCTGGTGATCGTGCTCGGCGGGGCGGCGGACCCGGTCGCGGCGACCGGCAAGCTGCTCACCGCCTTCGGCGACGGACCGGTGGTGGTCGGTCCGGCGGTGCCGAGCCTGGACGAGGCGACCGAGTCGGCCCGGGCGGCGTTGGCCGGATACCGGGCCGCCCCGGCCTGGCCGGCGGCGCCGCGCCCGGTGCACGCCGGTGATTTGCTGCCCGAGCGGGCCCTGGCGGGCGACGCCGAGGCCCGTCGGCGGCTGCGCCACGACGTGTACGCGGTGCTGGTCCGCGCGGGCGGTGAGCTGCTGGAGACGTTGGACGCCTTCTTCGCCGCCGGTGGCACGCTGGAGAGCGCTGCCCGGGCGCTGTACGTGCACCCGAACACGGTGCGCTACCGGCTGCGGCGGATCTCCGAGGTGACCGGTTTCAGCCCCCTGGCGCCCCGGGACGCCTTCGCGTTGCGGGTCGCGCTGACGGTCGGCCGGCTCGATCCGGTGGTACCGACCCAGACATTGGCCCCACCAGTCAGTAAAAGATCACAGCATGGTGATGACCAGCGTCAGTCTTTGTAG